A DNA window from Engraulis encrasicolus isolate BLACKSEA-1 chromosome 3, IST_EnEncr_1.0, whole genome shotgun sequence contains the following coding sequences:
- the LOC134444486 gene encoding leukotriene B4 receptor 1-like has translation MSKAAIDVLAGVLMGVCCLVGIPGNVWVVVVVARRYQPDNFSLKLMLSLAVADLLSLLLLPMELYNLMAAWALGEVACRLLFFLLYWGLHASVFSVAMLSIQRYLQVLHTHCWTRLQGSGQQALLVSMWAMAACISSPCLVVRGVHNSTCTSRYQDDVEEAMVLVCQTLFGFVIPFAAIVSLYTCLQRRVTQMVVLRTRRTTRLVTYIVVTFSIFWTPMHLFNVLALGAMAFRSLELENVCNKSWPFLMALCLVNACLNPFLYAFAHKQLHTTPNTLQPSIHRPMAIPIPR, from the exons ATGTCCAAAGCTGCTATTGACGTGTTGGCCGGAGTCCTGATGGGCGTCTGCTGCCTGGTGGGGATCCCGGGCAACGTGTGGGTAGTGGTGGTTGTTGCCCGCAG GTACCAGCCAGACAACTTCTCCCTGAAGCTGATGCTGAGCCTGGCGGTAGCCGACCTgctgtcgctgctgctgctgcccatgGAGCTCTACAACCTGATGGCCGCCTGGGCGCTGGGGGAAGTGGCCTGCCGCCTGCTCTTCTTCCTGCTCTACTGGGGCCTACACGCCAGCGTCTTCAGCGTGGCCATGCTGAGCATCCAGAGATACCTGCAG GTGCTCCACACCCATTGTTGGACACGGCTCCAGGGCTCGGGGCAGCAGGCCCTGCTGGTGTCTATGTGGGCCATGGCGGCCTGCATCTCCTCGCCCTGCCTGGTGGTCAGGGGGGTGCACAACTCCACGTGTACATCCCGCTACCAGGACGACGTGGAGGAGGCTATGGTGCTGGTATGCCAGACCCTCTTCGGCTTCGTCATCCCCTTCGCAGCCATCGTGTCGCTGTATACCTGCCTGCAGAGGCGCGTCACTCAGATGGTGGTCCTCAGGACGCGTCGCACCACGCGGCTGGTGACCTACATCGTGGTCACCTTCTCCATCTTCTGGACGCCGATGCACCTCTTCAACGTGCTGGCCCTGGGTGCCATGGCCTTCCGGTCCCTTGAGCTGGAGAACGTGTGTAACAAGAGCTGGCCCTTCCTCATGGCTCTGTGTCTGGTCAACGCCTGCCTCAACCCCTTTCTCTACGCCTTCGCCCACAAGCAGCTCCACACCACCCCAAATACACTGCAGCCGTCCATACACAGACCCATGGCTATTCCCATACCTCGCTGa
- the LOC134444497 gene encoding immediate early response gene 5-like protein, whose translation MEYRVDAESLISISLMKIESARAQRGGIKLYKNLLVSYVLRNARQLCTVDNQGETHWNQLDESRIDPNVTGDFTSPSTEWNMGWTDRERQTDLVSMCARQFLPWSVCSFTEPHNQEDDTEDGIFLSISEQSYSSLSDSDPECSQTTVLDLDTQTVTAVNSSVDHVDCTAAQPSLRNSVWRKRKPDEDDLNSSDGKKERLCYHEQSEANDVHNLVSILGFGLTEFMSTQTVVEDNLRKKNNTRLVKSTASCTEPWTRAIEAF comes from the coding sequence ATGGAATACCGTGTCGACGCAGAAAGTTTGATTTCGATTTCTCTGATGAAAATTGAGAGCGCCCGCGCGCAACGAGGCGGCATCAAGTTGTACAAAAATCTCTTGGTGTCTTATGTGCTGCGAAATGCAAGACAGTTGTGCACCGTGGACAACCAAGGGGAGACACACTGGAATCAACTGGATGAAAGTAGAATTGACCCTAACGTTACCGGAGACTTTACCTCTCCTTCCACAGAGTGGAACATGGGTTGGACGGACAGGGAACGACAGACGGATTTGGTGAGCATGTGTGCTCGGCAGTTCTTGCCGTGGTCTGTCTGCTCGTTTACCGAGCCTCATAACCAAGAGGACGATACAGAGGATGGTATTTTTCTAAGCATCAGTGAACAATCTTATTCATCTCTGTCTGACTCGGATCCAGAGTGCAGTCAGACTACGGTGCTTGATTTGGACACGCAGACCGTGACAGCAGTGAACAGCAGTGTGGACCATGTGGACTGCACAGCCGCGCAACCATCTTTGCGTAATAGCGTTTGGCGAAAGCGAAAACCCGACGAAGATGACTTGAATTCCAGTGACGGTAAAAAGGAAAGATTGTGTTATCACGAACAATCAGAAGCGAACGATGTTCACAATCTCGTTTCCATTCTGGGTTTCGGTTTAACGGAATTCATGAGCACCCAGACGGTTGTAGAAGACAACCTGCGCAAGAAAAACAACACAAGACTCGTCAAGTCGACAGCATCCTGTACTGAACCATGGACACGAGCGATTGAAGCATTTTGA